Genomic segment of Dehalococcoidia bacterium:
GTTTCTGGGGTTGGTTTGAATTCCCTCCGCCAGGATATCCATCCCATATATTTGTGAGACTCTCTTGCTGGCTATAGCTGCGCAGTTTCTGAGCCCTCCTTCCTTGATCATCTTGGCGCTGCCGGCAGTGTCATAGGTGGGTATAATCTCTGCCTTGAGTGAACTCAGAAATTCATCGCATTGAGCAATAGCCTGCGGATGCGAGTATATTTTCTTGATGTCGTTGATGGTCTCTCCGGGAAGCGCCAGCAGACAATGCACCACTTTCAAATACACTTCGCCGAAGACGTTCAGATCGTGGGCCAGCAGAAGATCATAGGTGTCATTGATGCTTCCTGCCTGGGAATTCTCAATCGGGACAACGCCATAATCTGTCTCGCCACTGGATACTGCCTGGAAAGCGTGCGAGAAAGTCCGATAGGGCAATGGATCCGCCTGCCGAAAGAACTTGAATACGGCATCCTCGCTGAAAGAGCCTCTCTCGCCTTGAAAGGATACTTTTGGTATTTTCATCTTGCGTTCTTTTGCCTCCCGGATCACCTATTTGCCTGCCAGTGCGTCTCGGAGCTTTTCCTGAGACCCCGGTTCTGCCACTGCCACTATCTCATCCTCCGCCGCGATGACAATATCAGGAAAGGGGATCAGCGGGCCCTTGTCTTTTCTTATTATCAGGGCGATGCGGCTTCTCTCCGGCAGTTGAATACTGGCGATATCCGTTCCCACCATCTTCGATTTAGCCGGTATCTTGACCTCTACAACTTCCAGCCCCTGGCCTCTCAGCTTAATCAATGGGACAATGGGATGAGAAGGGAGTTCAAACCCGATGCGTGCCAAGATCAGTTCAGTGCTGCAGACCGTGGCATCGATACCCAATTTCTCAAATAACGCCTTATGCGTGGGATTCTTGATGCGGGCGATTGTCTGAGGAACATTGAACTTGTGCTTGGCTACCTGACACGCCACAAGATTATCTTCATCATGGCCGGTCACAGCGATGAGCATAGCAGCTCTGGCAGTTCCTGCCTCTTCCAATACACGTGCCTCGCAGCCATCTCCTCTCATGACCACATCCCCCAACTCTTCAGAGACCAGATCGATCTGCCGGCTGTCCTTTTCTATAACCAGTATTTCGTGACCTTCTCCCAGCAGTATTCTGGCCAGATAATGGCCAACATCGCCGCCGCCAACAATGATCGTATACACCTTTCAGCCTCCAATCACCTGGAGCAGACGCTCGGCCCCCATCCTGGTGGGACTTATCGTCTCCAACCCCAACTCTCGATACATTTCCTCACGTATGGGATCGTAAATTCGGCAGACCACCCGGGGCACGTTGAAAATATGTTTAACGATTTGAGTGGCCATTACGTTTCGATTGTCTCCCTGCGTCACTGCGACAAAGACATCTGCTTTCTCTATGCCCGCTTTCTTGAGCGTGTCATGATCAGTGGCATTGCCAACGAGAGCCTTGCCTCCAAAATTTGAAGGCAATCTTCTGAAGCTATAAGCGTCGACGTCAAGAATGGTGACCTGATGCCCCTGGGAATCCATCAGCCCGGCTAACATAGCTCCAACACGACCGCAGCCCATTATGACTACATTCATAATGCCTCCCTAGAGTGATTGACGGGAATTCACGGGGGAAAAGACAGGCTCCCGTAGGAGCATTACGCGGCAGGGAGCATTTTTGAGCACATAGGGAACTATATCGCCCATACTGAATTCGCCAAACCGGGTTTTATAACCAATTCCGATTATCATCAGATCAATATCGCGCTCTGTGGTTTCATGCACCAGGGCAGGCCCCACTGCACGCGCTTGCAGCAGACCAGTATCGATTTCATAATCGCAATCCTCTGCATAACGCTCCGCTTTGTCCAATGCCTCTTCCCCTCTATCGACCTCAGACTTGACCTCAGCATCCAGTGGCAAAGTCCGCTCGAGTTGAATGACATAAGTCACATAAACTCTACCTTTGCTCCGCCTGGCCAGGCTGCAAGCCAGCCGAATTACGTCTTCATCTACCTTTGTGCCGTTCACGGGTACAAGGATTTTCTTGAAGTCCACGGCCATACAGTACCACCCTCTATCATAATCACAATAGCCAGCGTTAT
This window contains:
- a CDS encoding TrkA family potassium uptake protein, giving the protein MNVVIMGCGRVGAMLAGLMDSQGHQVTILDVDAYSFRRLPSNFGGKALVGNATDHDTLKKAGIEKADVFVAVTQGDNRNVMATQIVKHIFNVPRVVCRIYDPIREEMYRELGLETISPTRMGAERLLQVIGG
- the pheA gene encoding prephenate dehydratase; the protein is MKIPKVSFQGERGSFSEDAVFKFFRQADPLPYRTFSHAFQAVSSGETDYGVVPIENSQAGSINDTYDLLLAHDLNVFGEVYLKVVHCLLALPGETINDIKKIYSHPQAIAQCDEFLSSLKAEIIPTYDTAGSAKMIKEGGLRNCAAIASKRVSQIYGMDILAEGIQTNPRNFTRFFVISKEKAKAAKLNKTSLVFRTKNEPGTLYESLGVFAMRGINLTKLESRPAKDTPWEYVFYVDFEGHVDDEVCKEALKELRSKCAFLKILGSYARTQD
- a CDS encoding universal stress protein codes for the protein MAVDFKKILVPVNGTKVDEDVIRLACSLARRSKGRVYVTYVIQLERTLPLDAEVKSEVDRGEEALDKAERYAEDCDYEIDTGLLQARAVGPALVHETTERDIDLMIIGIGYKTRFGEFSMGDIVPYVLKNAPCRVMLLREPVFSPVNSRQSL
- a CDS encoding NAD-binding protein produces the protein MYTIIVGGGDVGHYLARILLGEGHEILVIEKDSRQIDLVSEELGDVVMRGDGCEARVLEEAGTARAAMLIAVTGHDEDNLVACQVAKHKFNVPQTIARIKNPTHKALFEKLGIDATVCSTELILARIGFELPSHPIVPLIKLRGQGLEVVEVKIPAKSKMVGTDIASIQLPERSRIALIIRKDKGPLIPFPDIVIAAEDEIVAVAEPGSQEKLRDALAGK